A stretch of the Medicago truncatula cultivar Jemalong A17 chromosome 5, MtrunA17r5.0-ANR, whole genome shotgun sequence genome encodes the following:
- the LOC11405157 gene encoding nicotinamide adenine dinucleotide transporter 1, chloroplastic, producing MSNNCQNSGTSHNIRGLISNAGAGAAAGAIAATFVCPLDVIKTRLQVHGLPPVQKGSVIVTSLQNIVRTEGFRGLYRGLSPTILALLPNWAVYFTCYEQIKGLLRTHEGCNELTTIGNIIAAAGAGAATAISTNPLWVVKTRLQTQGMRPNVVPYKSVLSALTRITHEEGLRGLYSGILPSLAGVSHVAIQFPAYEKIKLYMAKKDNTTVDKLNPGSVAIASSISKVTASVMTYPHEVIRSRLQEQGQAKNSSGVQYAGVIDCTKKVFQKEGIRGFYRGCATNLLRTTPSAVITFTSYEMIHRFLTRTIPQNEPNKPKPEASDIDMKNGDDRGESPPSQSNKIPLGNKDQLTRH from the exons ATGAGTAACAATTGCCAAAATTCTGGTACTAGTCATAATATCAGAGGTTTAATCTCCAACGCTGGTGCTGGTGCTGCTGCTG GGGCAATAGCTGCCACGTTTGTGTGTCCATTGGATGTGATCAAGACAAGGCTACAAGTTCATGGCCTTCCACCTGTGCAGAAAG GTAGTGTCATTGTCACGAGCTTGCAGAATATAGTTAGGACTGAAGGCTTCAGGGGATTGTACCGTGGCCTTTCACCAACAATACTAGCATTGCTTCCAAACTGGGCA GTTTACTTCACATGTTATGAGCAAATAAAGGGCTTGCTTCGGACACATG AGGGTTGCAACGAACTCACAACTATTGGAAATATTATAGCTGCTGCTGGAGCTGGGGCTGCAACAGCAATATCTACAAACCCATTGTGGGTTGTTAAGACAAGACTTCAA ACACAAGGTATGAGGCCTAATGTAGTTCCTTACAAGAGTGTTCTCTCCGCTTTGACAAGGATTACTCATGAGGAAGGCCTACGAGGACTGTATAG TGGTATTTTGCCTTCATTAGCTGGCGTAAGTCATGTAGCAATTCAATTCCCAGCATATGAAAAGATAAAGTTATACATGGCCAAAAAAG ATAACACAACTGTCGACAAGCTAAATCCTGGGAGTGTTGCAATCGCATCatcaatttcaaaagtaacTGCCTCTGTAATGACTTATCCACACGAGGTAATACGTTCCCGGCTGCAAGAGCAAGGCCAAGCGAAAAATAGTAGTGGAGTTCAATATGCCGGGGTTATTGACTGCACTAAAAAGGTGTTTCAAAAGGAAGGCATTAGGGGATTTTATCGCGGTTGTGCTACTAATCTATTAAGAACAACCCCTTCAGCTGTTATTACATTCACCAGTTATGAGATGATACACAGGTTTTTGACGCGAACTATACCACAAAATGAGCCTAACAAACCCAAACCAGAAGCCAGTGACATTGATATGAAAAATGGTGATGATAGGGGGGAATCACCACCCTCTCAATCTAACAAGATTCCTCTCGGAAACAAAGACCAGCTAACAAGACATTGa
- the LOC120580667 gene encoding uncharacterized protein, which translates to MIQERFQHSGETVSRRFHDVLVACLSLSIEYIKPQDPLFRDSHAKIQSDPRYWPFFKNVIGAIDAGWEGTAHDARVFDHAPTNANLNFPHPPPGMYYLVDVSYPTPMGYLERYHLPDFRRSHGFENNNEVFNYYHSSLRCTIERTFGVWKNRFAILRRMTKFTIKTQVEVVVATMAIHNFIRRNADMDVDFNRYEDEDITLDHDDYRRPVNFDLSQKLNIASSSEMNHVRNSVRGQIIKFKKNH; encoded by the exons ATGATTCAAGAAAGGTTCCAACACTCAGGAGAAACTGTGAGTAGACGTTTTCATGATGTGTTAGTTGCTTGCTTGAGTTTGTCCATAGAATATATAAAGCCTCAAGATCCTTTGTTCCGTGATAGTCATGCAAAAATTCAAAGTGATCCACGGTATTGGCCATTTTTTAAGAATGTCATAGGAGCAATCGATG cTGGATGGGAAGGTACTGCCCATGATGCTCGTGTTTTTGACCATGCTCCCACAAATGCAAATCTAAATTTTCCACATCCTCCTCCAG gtatGTATTATTTGGTGGATGTCAGTTATCCAACACCGATGGGGTATCTTGAACGTTATCACCTCCCTGATTTTCGGCGTTCTCATGGGTTTGAAAATAACAACGAGGTATTCAATTATTATCACTCAAGTTTAAGGTGCACAATAGAAAGAACTTTTGGTGTATGGAAGAATAGATTTGCAATTCTACGACGCATGACTAAATTCACAATTAAGACACAAGTTGAAGTCGTTGTTGCAACAATGGCTATACATAACTTTATTAGAAGGAATGCTGATATGGACGTCGATTTCAATCGGTATGAGGATGAAGACATAACCCTTGATCATGATGATTATCGTAGAccagttaattttgatttatctCAAAAGTTAAATATAGCTTCCTCATCTGAGATGAATCATGTTCGAAACTCGGTTCGAGGTCAAATTATAAAGTTCAAGAAAAATCATTAG
- the LOC120580666 gene encoding L10-interacting MYB domain-containing protein-like, which produces MARFHNLTRLKYEKAQLKNRYDSLRKDWRAWYNLFGRETGLGWDPENPLYEKFRNKGLPFANDLTTLFKDKAGDSEDASVGATTEFANIGLNSSQKTDGQKSGEKRKRAIRANKPSKKKASASSKLAEAVSLIAETCRSRNDVVGNASIGEVMVELYTMDEISNDLYLHAQCCNLLMFKPAREIFISLRGSEEKRLNWLKHTIDNPLSFMTM; this is translated from the exons ATGGCCCGATTTCATAATTTAACCAGACTGAAGTATGAGAAGGCTCAATTAAAGAATAGGTATGACAGTCTGAGAAAGGATTGGAGAGCATGGTATAACTTATTTGGGAGAGAAACTGGATTAGGGTGGGATCCG GAAAACCCTCTTTATGAAAAATTTAGGAACAAGGGGCTTCCATTCGCCAATGATTTAACCACACTTTTTAAGGAT AAGGCTGGCGATAGCGAGGATGCAAGTGTTGGAGCAACAACTGAATTTGCAAATATTGGActgaattcttcacaaaaaaCCGATGGTCAAAAGAGTGGTGAGAAGAGGAAAAGAGCTATTAGAGCAAACAAGCCAAGTAAGAAAAAAGCAAGTGCATCATCAAAGCTAGCTGAAGCTGTTAGTTTAATTGCAGAGACATGTCGTTCTCGCAATGATGTTGTGGGTAATGCATCTATTGGTGAAGTGATGGTTGAGCTATACACCATGGATGAAATCTCAAATGATCTTTATTTGCATGCTCAGTGTTGCAACTTGCTGATGTTTAAGCCTGCAAGGGAGATTTTTATTTCCCTACGAGGTTCAGAGGAGAAGAGGTTGAATTGGCTTAAGCATACAATTGATAACCCATTGTCATTCATGACTATGTAA